One part of the Nymphaea colorata isolate Beijing-Zhang1983 chromosome 8, ASM883128v2, whole genome shotgun sequence genome encodes these proteins:
- the LOC116259397 gene encoding cyclin-D1-2-like translates to MSFPDLLCTEDADFLDPNGFDFPLREPDLPGARDEEEEDESIVKMIELEGRYTPEIGFARRLRSHPLECSARLEATEWILEAGSFLGFRPLTVYLAVNYMDRFLSVNDFPTNGWTYELLSVSCLSLAAKMEESGAPSLPVIQRAGLGRHFFEPDSLFRMEIVILSKLNWKLRSVTPFSFIELFARKVNPSQELNGPIVSRGIQLILSIIRVVDFENFRPSSVAAAAVLLAAREIQQLGQIDTGTTAAWYPGLDRENIVNCCRFMKNNLDVAEGPKTPPRETVPRSPTAVLERQDGTSAVSSSPSDSQSSKRKRLQ, encoded by the exons ATGTCTTTCCCTGATCTTTTATGCACAGAGGACGCCGACTTCCTCGACCCGAACGGCTTCGACTTCCCTCTGCGGGAACCCGATCTTCCCGGAGCGAGagacgaggaagaggaggaCGAATCGATTGTCAAGATGATCGAGCTTGAGGGCCGGTACACCCCGGAGATCGGATTTGCAAGGAGATTGAGGAGTCATCCTCTTGAGTGCTCCGCCCGTCTGGAGGCCACCGAGTGGATTCTTGAG GCGGGATCGTTTCTTGGGTTCAGGCCGCTGACGGTGTACCTCGCAGTTAATTACATGGATCGCTTCTTATCCGTCAATGATTTTCCG ACAAATGGTTGGACGTATGAGCTATTATCCGTATCTTGCCTGTCACTGGCTGCCAAAATGGAGGAGTCTGGAGCCCCTTCGCTGCCGGTGATACAACGG GCTGGTCTAGGAAGACACTTCTTTGAGCCCGACAGTCTTTTCAGAATGGAGATCGTCATCTTGAGCAAACTGAATTGGAAATTACGCTCCGTGACTCCCTTCTCTTTCATTGAGCTGTTTGCTCGCAAGGTTAACCCAAGCCAGGAGCTTAACGGACCCATCGTGTCTCGGGGAATCCAGCTTATCCTTAGTATCATTCGAG TGGTTGATTTTGAGAATTTCCGGCCATCGTCCGTCGCCGCTGCTGCGGTGCTCCTTGCGGCTCGCGAGATCCAACAGCTCGGTCAAATTGATACTGGAACTACTGCAGCTTGGTACCCTGGGTTGGACAGG GAAAACATTGTCAACTGCTGCCGATTCATGAAGAACAATTTGGACGTCGCGGAAGGACCAAAAACTCCACCGAGGGAGACAGTTCCACGAAGCCCCACTGCTGTTCTTGAGCGCCAGGATGGAACCTCCGCCGTTTCTTCATCACCCTCAGATTCTCAATCCAGCAAAAGAAAGAGACTGCAGTAA